GAGAAAAAGGCATCAGGCGGCCTCGGCATACGGATGAGGCAATCCGTAGTAAACCTCATCCGGGGTTTTATCGTCAAGGGATGAATGACCACGTTCCTGATTGTAATATTTGATCCACCAGGCCAGACCACGTCGTAGCGCCTTGCCCGTATCGAATGAATGCAGATAAATGTACTGGTATTTGAGGGTCCACCATAACCGTTCGACGAAAATGTTGTCCTGGCAGCGTCCCCGGCCGTCCATGCTGATGGCTACCTGATTGTCCTTTAGGACTTGGGTAAACGCGTTGCTGGTGAACTGGCTGCCCTGATCGGTATTGAAGATCTCAGGCGCGCCATATCGATCTATCGCTTCTTCCAGGGCCTCGATACAAAAGGCCGGTTCCATCGTGTTGGACACTCGCCAGGAAAGGATCTTGCGGCTATGCCAGTCCATGACCGCCACCAGGTACATGAATCCACGGGCCATGGGAATGTAGGTTATATCTGTGGCCCAAACCTGGTTGGGCCGCTCGATGTTCAAATTTCTGAGCAGATAGGGATATACCTTATGCTGTGGATGAGGCCTGGTGGTTCGCGGTTTGGGATATACCGCCTCAATGCCCATTACGGGTATACCAGGGAGGAACTTCTCGGCGAATCGATTTCGATTATTGTACCGGATCAAGCGCATGCACATGGTGAGGAATTATGCCAAAGCTGCATCGATGGCGAAATGGTCCGCAATATCGAAAGATTTCGGAGAAAAAAGGACGGCACCATCGTCCCGATTCTGCTCACCCTTTCCCTGCTGAAAACCGATGAGGGCAAGCCGCTGGGTATCGCTTCGATCACCAAGGACATCAGCGAACTGAAGCGGGCCGAAAAAGAGTTGAAAGAATACAGGGACCATCTCGAATCGCTGGTGGAAGAGCGTACCGCCGATCTGGAGGAGGCCATGCAGGTGGCGGAGGAAGCCACCCGGGCCAAAAGCGATTTTCTGGCCAACATGAGCCATGAAATCAGAACGCCCCTGAATGCCGTTATCGGCTTTTCCCACCTGGCCCTTCAGACGAAGCTCAACGACCAGCAGTTCGACTATGTCCATAAAATTCAAAGCAGTTCCAAGGCGCTGCTGGGCGTTATCAACGATATCCTCGATTTCAGCAAGATCGAAGCCGGCAAGCTGAGCATGGAATCCATCGAATTCGACCTTGAAGAAGTGCTGGACAATGTCACCAATCTGATTGGCATCAAGGCCCAGCAAAAAGGGCTGGAGGTGATCTTCAACATCGAGCCGACCCTGCCCCGCGTGCTGATCGGAGACCCGCTCAGACTGGGCCAGGTACTGACCAATCTTACCGGGAATGCGGTCAAATTCACCGAAAAAGGCGAAATCGTCCTGGGCTGCACCCTGTTGCAGGATAACGCGGATGAGGTCGAACTGGAGTTTTATGTCCAGGACAGCGGCATCGGGCTTACCCCGGACCAGCAGACCGAGCTGTTTCAGGCCTTTTCCCAGGCCGATTCTTCCACGACCCGCAAATACGGGGGCTCCGGACTGGGGCTCTTTATCAGCAAAAGCCTGGTGGAAATGATGGGCGGCCGTATCCGGGTGAGAAGCGAAATCGGACGGGGAGCGACCTTCTTTTTTACCGCCCGTCTGAAAAAAGCCGATCGCCAGCCCGCCAGCCCACCGCTGCTCGATGCCGAACTCCACGGAATCAAGGTCCTGGTGGTCGACGACAATCCCATCTGCCGCGCCGCCCTGCACAAAATGCTCGAGGTCATGTCTTTTCGAGTGACTCAGGCGGACAGTGCCGAGGCCGCTTTTGCCGAACTGGAGATGACCGGCGGGGACGACCCGTTCGATCTGGTCCTCATGGATTGGAAAATGCCGGGGATGGATGGATTGCACGCCTCGGAACGGATCAGGAACTCCTTAAAACTGAACGTGCCGTCCATCATCATGGTTTCAGCCTATGCCCGGGAAGACCTGATGCAGCAGGCGGACAGCATGGGTCTGGACGGCTATCTGGTCAAACCGGTTTCTCCCTCTTTATTGCTGGACACGATCATGACGGCTTTAGGCAGGCAGCGCCCTTCCCGGGTTTCGTCGGATCGGCAAAGCGACGCATCGCCCGGTGTCGAAACCATCCGGGGAGCCAGGCTGCTGGTCGTGGAAGACAACGAAATCAATCAGCAGGTCGCCCGCGGGATACTTGAACATATCGGTATTATCGTCGAGATGGCGGACAATGGACGCCTGGCCATCGAGGCGCTTCAAAAAGCCGGCTACGATGCCGTTCTCATGGATATCCATATGCCGGAAATGGATGGCTACACAGCCGCCCGGCAAATCAGAAAAGATCCTGCGTTCAACGATCTCCCCATCATCGCCATGACCGCCAATGCCATGGCGGGCGACCGGGAAAAGGCGCTGGACGCAGGGATGAACGACCATGTGGCCAAACCCATCGATGTAAACGAACTGTTGGATGTGCTGCGTAAATGGATCAACCCCTCAGATAAAAATCCCCTGCCGCCCCCAGCGGCATCGGCAACCGAAGAGGAGGTCGCAACGCGGGCAAAAGCCCTTGGCCCGCTGCCGGGAATCGACACCCGGGAGGGCTTGCGGCGGCTGGCCGGAGACGTTTCCCTGTATCAAAAACTTTTGTGCAAATTTGCCGGCAGCCAGTCCAAAACAGCCGAAAGGATCGCACACGCGCTGGAAGCGCCGGATTTGGAGGCCGCCCGGGGACTGGCCCATACAACCAAAGGGGTGGCGGGCAATATCGGCGCAATGCAGCTTTATGAAACGGCATCGCAGTTGGACTTGGCCCTGAAAAACGAAAATCTGCAAAAAGCGCAGGAACTGCTGCCCGCCTTCTCCGATCGTCTGGAAACCGTCATCCGGTCGTTAAACACGCTCGAAGATGAGAATGAGGCCAAAACGGAAAGCACAGCCGGAATCCCTGCTCCCGATGCAATCCAACCGCTGCTGCGCAACCTGTACGAACTGCTCGAAGAGGACGATACCGCAGCGGGCGGCGTGGTGCGGCAGTTGACCGGAGCTGTCGAAAGCGATGCGGGCAAGGACTTGCTTTCCCGACTGTCCCGGCAAATCGGCGGTTATGAATTCGAAGCGGCCAAGAGCACCCTTCACGATCTCTGTCTGAAACTCAACATCGATCTGGAGGAATAAAACCATGGATATGGGGCCCCGGAAAAGAACCATCCTGGTAGTTGACGACACTCCGGAAAATATCGACGTGCTGGTGGGTATCCTGAAGACCGAATACAAGGTAAAAGCGGCGCTCAACGGTCCTAAGGCCGTAAAAATCGCCCAGGGAAAGAACCCACCGGATCTCATTCTTCTCGACGTCATGATGCCGGAAATGAACGGCTACGAGGTTGCCGAAATTCTCAAGAAAAATTCCGCCACGAGCAATATTCCCATCATCTTCGTCACCGCCATGAACGAAATCGAAGACGAGAAAAAAGGACTTGAACTCGGCGCGGTCGATTATCTGACCAAACCGGTCAGCCCGCCGCTTGTCAAGGCCAGGGTGCGGAACCACGTTGAACTGAAAATGCACCGCGACCATCTCGAAGAGTTGGTCAACATACGGACAAGGGAGCTTGAACTGACCCGCGAGGTCACCATCTACAGCCTTGCATCCCTGGCTGAAACCCGCGACAACGAAACCGGCGGGCACATTATCCGCACCCAGAAATATGTCCATATTCTGGCGCTGACACTCCGGAAAAACCCGAAATTCGGAGCGCTGCTGGACGATGCGACCATCGATCTTCTTTATAAATCCGCTCCGCTGCACGATATCGGAAAGGTCGGCGTGCCGGATTCAATCCTGCTCAAGCCGGGAAAGTTGACGGACGGAGAATTCGAGGTCATGAAAGATCACACCAAACACGGCCGGGACACGATCCTGAGGGCTGAAGAGGCCATGGAGGATCGGCAGGCCAGTGATTTTTTGCGGTTGGCCAGAGAGATCGCCTACAGCCATCATGAAAAATGGGACGGCTCCGGCTATCCCCTCGGGCTCTGCACCGATAAAATCCCTTTCGCCGGCCGTATTATGGCGGTGGCGGACGTCTACGACGCCCTCATCAGCCGCAGGATATACAAGCCTCCCTTTACCCATACCAATGCGCGAGACATTCTGCAGGAAAGCAGCGGCCGCCATTTCGATCCCGATGTCATTTCCGCTTTTTTGGAGCAGGAGGAAGCCTTTCGCCGTATAGCGCTGAAGTTCGCCGATCACGAGGAGGAACGTGCGGCCCTGAGAGCCACCTCCCCGATAGAACAGGAAATCCTCAATGCATCACTGCGGCTTGACAAGCCGGCCGGCGAAGGATAAATCACATCCATCCGATTTCGGCATTTTCTATGGGCCGGCAAATCGGCTTTTTTCACCCCTGTCTTTATAAGCCCCATTTGTTTGGATGCCCTACGGTTAGGAGGGAACTTGTGACCTTTCAAAACGGTCTCAAGGCCGGAAATACGATCACCAACACCGCCCTGGCCCGAATGTTCAAGTGTGCGACCCAGGGCGGCATGCGGCGCTCCCATCGTACAAACAGCCTAGTTATCGTTTCAGACCACACCAAGCACATCCATCAGGATCGCTGGGTTTCAAGTGACCTTATCCATTATACGGGCATGGGACTCAAAGGCGACCAGTCGCTGGACTATCGGCAGAACAAAACCCTTCTGGAAACACGAACAAACGGCGTAGAGCCTTATCTGTTCGAAGTGTACGATCCGGGCCAGTACCTTTTTCGAGGCAGGGTGAAACTGGCGGGATCGCCCTTTAAAGAGTGCCGACCGGATGTTGACGGAAAACCGCGGACCGTATGGGTTTTCCCCCTGCAGGTGGTCGGTGCCGATGCGAGTTTTGTCGTACCGGAAAAGCTGCTTGCGAGCAAACAGGACCGCAACCGTCGGTGGGCCCGGCATTTATCCGATCAGGATCTGTTTGCCATGGTGGTGCATGCCAACCGGACTCCGGGAGCGGGCCATGCCGGGTCGCTGGACGGAGAAAACAGCGCATGCGTGGCCGAATTTGCCAGACGAAGGTCCAATGGCGTCTGCCAACTCTGTGATCGAACGGCACCCTTTTGCAATAAAATGAACGAACCGTACCTTGAGCTTCATCACATCCGGGCGCTGGGCCAAGGCGGTGCGGACACGATTGCCAATACGGTGGCCCTGTGCCCCAACTGCCACAAAAAGATGCATGTCCTCAATCTCAGTGAGGATCGCAAAAAGCTGAAGCGGGAAGCGCACAAAAATTGCTGCCAGTTGACCATCGACGGCGGCATCACCTATATTTAAGTTCACCTGTCCATTTCCCTACACCCGTCACCACATCCTCTTTCCGTCTTTTTAATTGACTGAAACCGCTATTATATCGTTTACTATAGTTATAGTTAAAACGACTACAACCTACAGATTGTATTTTTTAAGAAAATTTGGTTTTAGGTTCCGGAAGTGATGCGACGCCAAGAAGGTGGCCTATCTTTGGTCATCCAACACTTCTTTACCCACACAGGAAAGCATCGATGGACAGACAAAAACCGTCATACAACCCTTCACAGGCCGTCCAGGAGCACTTCGGTTCTTTTGAAGCAGCGGATCTTTTGGGGGTGAAGCGGAGTATTGTCAACAACGACATGAAACAGGGCTACATCTGTTTTGGAACAAAAATGAAATGGGGCCGGACCGTACGCACGCTCTTTTCCCGCCGGGATATATACCTGCTATCGCTTTTCTACGAACTGCATTCCACCGGGCTGTCCAAGCGGCAGGCAATCGAGATCGTTAAAAGCATCGGCAGCGAACCCCATGATTACATCGTCCTCAAAACGACCGGGAATCCTGACGATCCGTCAGGCCGGCTTCATTTCAAAGATTATCTGTCTGTCCAGGTCTTGGATGAAATCAAAAAAAGCGGCGCGACACTCATCATCAATTATAAAAAAATCAGGCAGGACATGGATGACCGCCTTTGCAGCGCCCCTTCATTCAGGCATCCGATGGATCTTACAGCATCCCGATGAGCGGCAGCCTCGTCACACCGGACTTGATAGGCCTGATCCGGACCTGATCCGGGGGCCTTCAGAATGCCTTGAAATGAATGGATGCCAGCCTGCGCCGGAATGACGAAAGGGTGAAACTTCGTTTTCTTAAGGATTGCGTCCAGCCTTACCTATGCGATCAAAGCCTGACCTCGACCTTGTCCTTGAGGTAATTTTTGACAGCCATGATGGGAACTTCACGCCGGTGGAAGATTCCCGCCGCCAAGGCCGATTCGGCATCGGTCTTCTGGAAGACCTCGGCAAAATGGGCCTCGCAGCCAGCCCCGCTGGAGGCGATCACAGGAATGGTCACCGCAGTTTTGACGGCGTTGATCAGTTCGATATCGAACCCCTGATTTGTGCCGTCGCGGTCGATGCAGTTGAGCAGAATCTCCCCCGCCCCGAGTTCCTCGCAGGACCGTGCCAGGGTTACGGCGTCCACATCCCGCCCTTCCCTTCCACCTTTGATCGTGCACTGGAACCAGCAGTAGCGCTCTCCGTTGGGTCCCGGGATGTCGGTTTTAACGGTGGGTTGGGAAGTCGCGTCCGGAGATTCTACATATGCGCGGCGGGGATCGATGGATATCACTACGGCCTGGTTGCCGTAGACGAATGAAATCTGCTCGATGGCGCTTTTTCCGCTTTTTTTACCGCTTTTCAAATATTCTTCCACGATAAGAACGGCATCGGAACCGATGGAAATTTTATCCGCACCGGATCGAAAGTATTCGTCGGCCACCTCCAGAGCTGTATAAGACCGGCCGTTCTTGTCGGTAAAATCACGGATGCCGCCGCCGATGGTCAGCGGGACGAATACATTTTTCGAGGTCTCCTTGAGAACTTGAATCATGGGCATATCCGCCAGGGGAAAATCACGGAATCCGGTGATGTTGAGAAACGTCACCTCGTCGGCGCCTTCTTCGAAATATCGCCCGGCCAGTTCCACGGGTTTTCCGAGATTGCGCACGTCGCCCGATTCCCTGACGTCGTACTGGTCGCCCTTGGTGACCACCAGGTCGCCCTGGTCATTGGCCCGCACATCCAGGCAGGCGATGATGCGTTTGGCCAGACGGGTCTGCTCGGGGCATTTCCCGGGGATCGATATCCGGCGCTCCTCACGGATAAAATTCTCCAGCAGCTTCAATCCCGTCGCCCCACTCTTCTCGGGATGGAACTGTGTCCCCAGAATATTGCCCTTCTGGACTGCGCTGACAAAGGGATATCCGTAATCGGTAAGGGTGAGCACCGTTAGAGGATCATCGGCCACGGCATGGTAGGAGTGGACGAAATAGAGCTTCTCGTCCCCATCGAGGCCGTCGAACAGATGGGTGGGTTGCTGCACGCGGATGCCGTTCCAGCCGATGTGCGGGACGGACAGGTCCACCGTGAACCGCTGAACTCGGCCGGGTAACACGCCCAGGCCCTTTATCCCGGGAGACTCCTCGCTGCCCTCGAACAGGGCCTGCATACCGACGCAGATCCCCAGAAACGGCCGTCCGGAACCCAGGTAAGTCAATAGCGGCTCGACGAACCGCTTCTCGTGCAAAATGGTCATCATGCTGCCGAAGCTGCCGACACCGGGAAAAACCAGTTTTTCGGCGTCCACGATATCCCGATCCGATGCGGCCACACGCACCGTTTCACCCAGTTTCTCGATGGCGTTGATCACGCTGCGAACATTGCCTGCCCCATAATCCAGCAAGGTAATCATTGATCTATTTCCCCTGAATTGAACGATTGCAGTACCCGTTGTCGTGCGGTACTCCCGGAAAACCCCGTTTCTTACACCATTGATCCACTGAGCTCAACCGGTTTTTAGCATGTCGGTCATGTGACCATTCGGCTGGAAACGCAGGCCCTGCAGGTGCCGGACCGATGATTGGCGGCATCGGAAAGGGAAAGCACCCCGACGATGCGATGGGGATCGGTGTCGTGGACAAAAATACGGCTCATGTCCCCCAAAAGCATGGTCGTCATGGCCTGATTGACGGAATCCGTACGATCACACGAGATCACCGGTCGGTTCATGACCGAAGCGGCATCGGCATCCGGGGCAATGCCATGGCGCCAGGCCATGATCAGGTCGGTTTTGGAAATAACGCCGGTGGGACGGCCCGATTCTTCCGTTACCAGTACGGCGCTCATCCGGTGGCTCGTCAGGGCCTCGATTACGGCAAACAAGGTGTCATTCATACAACTATCGATCACCCGGGGCGTCATCACCTCCGCTACGGTGGATTCGGCCGGTGCAGGAACATCCGAAGTATCCGCGGGTTGACGGGACCGGCTTTTGCGGCAGCTGCGGCAGATCTTAAATACCAGTCCGAGGATGTCGCCATAATTCAACATGCCCTCGTAGCGGTCGGCATGGGCACCAACCACGAAAAGCTGGTGAATGCCGCTGCTGCGCATGCTGTCTAAAGAATGATCCAATCCATCGTCCAGAAAGCAGGTTTGCAGCGGAGCGACCATGATTGCTTCCAGGGGCGTATCCACGGGCAGGCCAGCATAGTAGGCGCCGACCATATCGGTCTTGGCCACGATCCCGGTAGGCACTCCCCCAGCTTCCGTCACCAGCAGGGCATCGGCTTTGTATTTGATCATCCGCCCGACGCCGGTGGCAATGGATGCCGTTCCCGTCATAGAAACGATCTGCCGCCGCATGGCCTCTCTGACCCTCATTCCGCTCAGTACGTTACGGGTTGTGGCGGTGGTCATGAGCCTTTCCTTTTTTTTGGCGGTCAGTCGACCAGGTAACGCTGCAATAAGTGATAAAACAGTTCGGAAATGTAGACGATGCCGACGACCTGCCCATCGCTGACCACGGGAAGCCGTCGGACATGGCGCTTGATCATGATGTCCACGATGGCCATCAGATGAGTCTGCGGTTCGATGGTCAGCACATCGGGCGTCATCAGATCGCCCACTTGAATCGATTTGACTCGGCCCAGCAGATCGCCGAAGACCCGGGCCTGATCGGGTTCGGTCAGTTCCTGCCAAACATTGGCATGACGCGGTTGGACGAAAAGCAGGATATCGTACATGGAGAGCATACCCACCAGCTTGTCGGCCTCATCGGTGACCATCAGGCCGAAAACATTCTTGCCCTGCTGCCGACTGGCCTCCTTGAATCGTTTGACCGCTTCGGCGATGGTATTGTCCGGTTTCAGGGTCATGAAACGCGTTGTCATTACATCGCTGGCAAACATAGTCGTAACTCCTTTGGAAATTTTGCCGTGGTGTTCGGTCCATCGCCGAATATAAACGCCACGGCCGTAACGCATTCGGCCTTCTTGGCGGCGGGTCCGGCGGCAAACGGTTCGAAAAATTCCGCTTAGGTGGGCGCGCCGGTCACGATCGCCGGCCCGATCTGGGGCGGCACCTTAAGAGCACCACGGTGGCGCCCGTACCGCCGTCGCAGGGACGGGCACTGGTGAAAGCGATGACCCAACGCTTCCACGTACCCCGGGTCAGCCAGTTGATCACCTGGCGTTTGATCACCGGAGGTCCCGGGCTGCAGCGGCCCCGTCCGTGAACCACCAGCACCGCGCGCTTTCCCGAAGCGATGACCCGGCGCATGAATGCGTTGAAGTCGTCCCGGGCCGCGGCGAGGTTCAGGCCGTGCAGGTCCAGATGGGCTTCGATGGAAAAGTGGCCGCCGTGAAGGCGCCGAAACAGCTCCGGCGGCATCCATTCCGGCCCGCCTTCCACATATTCGGCCGTGTGCCGAACCACGAATCCCTCGCCGGTTTCCACCAGCCGCCGCAGCTTTCGAAGGGCTTCGGCATCGGGGTCTTCACAGTCCTGTGGATCGGGCGAGTATCGCCGCTGAAACGGCCCGGCTTCTTTTCTGACGGCCAGGGGAACCACGTCGGCCATGGCATTTTTAAACAACCGGTATTCTTCGGTGGGCGTCAGAGGCCGGGCCGGCAGTTCCGGAAGACGGACCTCGGGCAGATGGATCTTATTCCGCGCCAGAAGGTCGCCCAGGGAGGCAAAGGGTCGGTTTCCGATGGATAAGCGACGATGTGCCATGGTCTCTCCAGCGGATGCCGCGGTTCATACGGTTGTTCCTTCAGCGCACGTTGAAATGGCGTTGAAGGATTCGTTTGCGATCCACGCCGCTTTTGTACTGAAAGTAGTCGGCCAGAATGGCGGCATGGTCGAAAACCAACGGATCGGGCAGGGTGTCCGGGCCGAAAACGCCGGCGTTTTTGGCATCATCCGCGGCAACGGGCTTTCCTTCGGCCGTTGCCAGAAATACCGTGGTCAGGGTGTGGTGCCTGGGGTCCCGATCCGGCCGACTGTATACATATAACAGATCCGTCAGATGGACGCTAAGGCCGGTCTCCTCGCGGGCCTCCCTGACGGCGCAGGATTCGACGGATTCACCGTAATCGACAAATCCGCCGGGGATGGCCCATCCCAACGGTGGATTGCGGCGTTCGATCAATACGATGCCATCCTCGACTTCGATGATGATGTCGACGGTGGGCAGCGGGTTGCGGTAAGGACCGGTCATATCACAGCTCCGGGGCTCCCGATGGAATCAGGCAGACGAAAGTCAGTTTCCCGTCCCCAACATTTCTGATCTGATGCTCCACGTTGCCGGGAATGAAGGCTGCACTGCCGGTGGCTACCGGCAGCCAGCAGTCGCCCTGCCATACTTCCCCCTTGCCGGAATGAAAAAAAATCTCGTGCTCCCAGTCGTGTTGGTGTCGGGGGCTGTGTCCGCCTTTGTCCAGTTCGAACACGCGCATGCAAAAATTGTCGGCGCCGTCGTCCTTGCCGATAACCACCCTGCCGGTTACCCCTTTGGCCATTTCGTTGTCGAAGCGGGTCTCCGGTACGGTGCTGTATTCAATCACTTTCATGCTGAATTCCCTTCTGTGGATATTTCGTTTCGAATTACATAGAAAATTAGGAGTCTGCCGGACGGCTGTCAACCGTTTTATGAGCGCCCTTTTCCGCTCCATGGTTGATTTGCCCCGGGCGAACCGGGTTGAAAATCTGTGGATCGGTCCAACTGTCGCTTGACTATCCCGACAATTTAGGCTGGAATGGCGCCGTTTTGCTTGACCCGATGACACCGGGGCGATGAACCGCGGTTGTTGCAACAAACTGTTAATGAATTAAAATCGATAATGAGGAAAAGATGGATTTAAATACAGCCTGTCCGGATAAATTGGTGAATGCCGAAGCCGCCGTATCCAAAATTAAAAA
This window of the uncultured Desulfosarcina sp. genome carries:
- a CDS encoding response regulator, whose amino-acid sequence is MRPGGSRFGIYRLNAHYGYTREELLGESISIIVPDQAHAHGEELCQSCIDGEMVRNIERFRRKKDGTIVPILLTLSLLKTDEGKPLGIASITKDISELKRAEKELKEYRDHLESLVEERTADLEEAMQVAEEATRAKSDFLANMSHEIRTPLNAVIGFSHLALQTKLNDQQFDYVHKIQSSSKALLGVINDILDFSKIEAGKLSMESIEFDLEEVLDNVTNLIGIKAQQKGLEVIFNIEPTLPRVLIGDPLRLGQVLTNLTGNAVKFTEKGEIVLGCTLLQDNADEVELEFYVQDSGIGLTPDQQTELFQAFSQADSSTTRKYGGSGLGLFISKSLVEMMGGRIRVRSEIGRGATFFFTARLKKADRQPASPPLLDAELHGIKVLVVDDNPICRAALHKMLEVMSFRVTQADSAEAAFAELEMTGGDDPFDLVLMDWKMPGMDGLHASERIRNSLKLNVPSIIMVSAYAREDLMQQADSMGLDGYLVKPVSPSLLLDTIMTALGRQRPSRVSSDRQSDASPGVETIRGARLLVVEDNEINQQVARGILEHIGIIVEMADNGRLAIEALQKAGYDAVLMDIHMPEMDGYTAARQIRKDPAFNDLPIIAMTANAMAGDREKALDAGMNDHVAKPIDVNELLDVLRKWINPSDKNPLPPPAASATEEEVATRAKALGPLPGIDTREGLRRLAGDVSLYQKLLCKFAGSQSKTAERIAHALEAPDLEAARGLAHTTKGVAGNIGAMQLYETASQLDLALKNENLQKAQELLPAFSDRLETVIRSLNTLEDENEAKTESTAGIPAPDAIQPLLRNLYELLEEDDTAAGGVVRQLTGAVESDAGKDLLSRLSRQIGGYEFEAAKSTLHDLCLKLNIDLEE
- a CDS encoding two-component system response regulator, producing MDMGPRKRTILVVDDTPENIDVLVGILKTEYKVKAALNGPKAVKIAQGKNPPDLILLDVMMPEMNGYEVAEILKKNSATSNIPIIFVTAMNEIEDEKKGLELGAVDYLTKPVSPPLVKARVRNHVELKMHRDHLEELVNIRTRELELTREVTIYSLASLAETRDNETGGHIIRTQKYVHILALTLRKNPKFGALLDDATIDLLYKSAPLHDIGKVGVPDSILLKPGKLTDGEFEVMKDHTKHGRDTILRAEEAMEDRQASDFLRLAREIAYSHHEKWDGSGYPLGLCTDKIPFAGRIMAVADVYDALISRRIYKPPFTHTNARDILQESSGRHFDPDVISAFLEQEEAFRRIALKFADHEEERAALRATSPIEQEILNASLRLDKPAGEG
- a CDS encoding HNH endonuclease codes for the protein MTFQNGLKAGNTITNTALARMFKCATQGGMRRSHRTNSLVIVSDHTKHIHQDRWVSSDLIHYTGMGLKGDQSLDYRQNKTLLETRTNGVEPYLFEVYDPGQYLFRGRVKLAGSPFKECRPDVDGKPRTVWVFPLQVVGADASFVVPEKLLASKQDRNRRWARHLSDQDLFAMVVHANRTPGAGHAGSLDGENSACVAEFARRRSNGVCQLCDRTAPFCNKMNEPYLELHHIRALGQGGADTIANTVALCPNCHKKMHVLNLSEDRKKLKREAHKNCCQLTIDGGITYI
- the hisF gene encoding imidazole glycerol phosphate synthase subunit HisF; this translates as MITLLDYGAGNVRSVINAIEKLGETVRVAASDRDIVDAEKLVFPGVGSFGSMMTILHEKRFVEPLLTYLGSGRPFLGICVGMQALFEGSEESPGIKGLGVLPGRVQRFTVDLSVPHIGWNGIRVQQPTHLFDGLDGDEKLYFVHSYHAVADDPLTVLTLTDYGYPFVSAVQKGNILGTQFHPEKSGATGLKLLENFIREERRISIPGKCPEQTRLAKRIIACLDVRANDQGDLVVTKGDQYDVRESGDVRNLGKPVELAGRYFEEGADEVTFLNITGFRDFPLADMPMIQVLKETSKNVFVPLTIGGGIRDFTDKNGRSYTALEVADEYFRSGADKISIGSDAVLIVEEYLKSGKKSGKSAIEQISFVYGNQAVVISIDPRRAYVESPDATSQPTVKTDIPGPNGERYCWFQCTIKGGREGRDVDAVTLARSCEELGAGEILLNCIDRDGTNQGFDIELINAVKTAVTIPVIASSGAGCEAHFAEVFQKTDAESALAAGIFHRREVPIMAVKNYLKDKVEVRL
- a CDS encoding CBS domain-containing protein, whose translation is MTTATTRNVLSGMRVREAMRRQIVSMTGTASIATGVGRMIKYKADALLVTEAGGVPTGIVAKTDMVGAYYAGLPVDTPLEAIMVAPLQTCFLDDGLDHSLDSMRSSGIHQLFVVGAHADRYEGMLNYGDILGLVFKICRSCRKSRSRQPADTSDVPAPAESTVAEVMTPRVIDSCMNDTLFAVIEALTSHRMSAVLVTEESGRPTGVISKTDLIMAWRHGIAPDADAASVMNRPVISCDRTDSVNQAMTTMLLGDMSRIFVHDTDPHRIVGVLSLSDAANHRSGTCRACVSSRMVT
- a CDS encoding CBS domain-containing protein, with protein sequence MFASDVMTTRFMTLKPDNTIAEAVKRFKEASRQQGKNVFGLMVTDEADKLVGMLSMYDILLFVQPRHANVWQELTEPDQARVFGDLLGRVKSIQVGDLMTPDVLTIEPQTHLMAIVDIMIKRHVRRLPVVSDGQVVGIVYISELFYHLLQRYLVD
- a CDS encoding Smr/MutS family protein, with amino-acid sequence MAHRRLSIGNRPFASLGDLLARNKIHLPEVRLPELPARPLTPTEEYRLFKNAMADVVPLAVRKEAGPFQRRYSPDPQDCEDPDAEALRKLRRLVETGEGFVVRHTAEYVEGGPEWMPPELFRRLHGGHFSIEAHLDLHGLNLAAARDDFNAFMRRVIASGKRAVLVVHGRGRCSPGPPVIKRQVINWLTRGTWKRWVIAFTSARPCDGGTGATVVLLRCRPRSGRRS
- a CDS encoding NUDIX hydrolase encodes the protein MTGPYRNPLPTVDIIIEVEDGIVLIERRNPPLGWAIPGGFVDYGESVESCAVREAREETGLSVHLTDLLYVYSRPDRDPRHHTLTTVFLATAEGKPVAADDAKNAGVFGPDTLPDPLVFDHAAILADYFQYKSGVDRKRILQRHFNVR
- a CDS encoding cupin domain-containing protein, yielding MKVIEYSTVPETRFDNEMAKGVTGRVVIGKDDGADNFCMRVFELDKGGHSPRHQHDWEHEIFFHSGKGEVWQGDCWLPVATGSAAFIPGNVEHQIRNVGDGKLTFVCLIPSGAPEL